The Sporocytophaga myxococcoides genome includes a window with the following:
- a CDS encoding helix-turn-helix domain-containing protein: MATAKKKVTAKKVTSSSKKKVTPEVSKLATRIRSLRIKQGYTNYENFAFDKDLPRAQFGRYEKGEDIRFTSLMKVIKAFGMTPKEFFSEGFD, encoded by the coding sequence ATGGCAACAGCAAAAAAGAAGGTGACAGCTAAGAAGGTAACTTCTTCCTCGAAAAAGAAAGTGACTCCAGAAGTATCCAAATTGGCGACCAGAATTAGGTCTCTAAGAATAAAACAGGGATATACTAACTATGAAAATTTTGCATTTGATAAAGACTTACCAAGGGCTCAATTTGGTAGATACGAAAAAGGAGAGGATATACGTTTTACCAGTCTGATGAAAGTCATAAAGGCATTTGGAATGACTCCTAAAGAATTTTTCAGTGAAGGATTTGATTAA
- a CDS encoding L,D-transpeptidase family protein, with protein sequence MKSFNFFLLPAFFFITSFISLNDFLSEQKKFERVRTAYKEKGTFIEEQLKKSNIRIGELQILITVYKEEQELEIYVKNRSDKSYKKLLTYKICESSGVLGPKRRKGDYQVPEGFYYIDRFNPASSFYLSLGINYPNKSDRIKSSAKDLGGDIFIHGECVTIGCMPMTNDKIKEIYLYAIQARQNGQNQIPVNIYPFRMTDENFKKYESKYKDDKALIGFWTNLKTGYDKFFKDKLTMKVTVLENGDYRFN encoded by the coding sequence ATGAAATCATTTAACTTTTTTTTGCTACCCGCATTTTTTTTTATAACCTCATTTATCTCTCTGAATGACTTCCTTTCTGAGCAAAAGAAATTTGAACGTGTAAGAACTGCATATAAGGAAAAAGGAACTTTTATTGAGGAGCAATTAAAGAAATCAAACATCCGTATTGGTGAATTGCAGATCTTGATTACTGTTTATAAAGAAGAGCAGGAGTTGGAGATTTATGTAAAAAACAGAAGTGATAAAAGTTATAAAAAACTTTTAACTTATAAGATCTGCGAAAGCTCTGGTGTATTGGGGCCTAAAAGAAGAAAAGGAGATTATCAGGTTCCTGAAGGTTTTTATTACATTGACAGATTTAATCCCGCAAGTAGTTTTTATTTATCCCTTGGTATAAATTATCCTAATAAATCAGATAGAATTAAAAGCAGTGCGAAAGATCTTGGAGGGGATATATTTATTCATGGAGAGTGTGTAACCATTGGCTGTATGCCGATGACCAACGATAAGATAAAGGAAATTTATCTGTATGCAATACAGGCCAGACAGAACGGTCAGAATCAAATCCCTGTAAATATTTATCCTTTTAGAATGACTGATGAAAATTTCAAAAAGTATGAGTCGAAATATAAAGATGATAAGGCTTTGATTGGGTTCTGGACTAATCTCAAAACTGGCTATGATAAATTCTTCAAGGATAAATTGACTATGAAAGTAACTGTTTTAGAGAATGGAGATTATCGTTTTAACTAG
- a CDS encoding ester cyclase, translating to MEKIEIVKKFYGLMEQGNFEEAKSYLLPGFQLLGAPQQPMGKEEWMDFQEKLCIGVPDFKFNIRDLSERGNLVNGVIQASGTFTHEMPSIYAGKPAIPPTNKKAMNPKENFTVTFKGDKIIMVTVERLTNGGMHGFLKQLGAEALTYA from the coding sequence ATGGAGAAGATTGAGATTGTAAAAAAATTTTATGGCTTAATGGAACAGGGTAATTTCGAGGAAGCCAAAAGTTATTTATTACCAGGTTTCCAGTTATTAGGTGCACCTCAGCAGCCAATGGGAAAAGAAGAATGGATGGACTTTCAGGAGAAATTATGCATCGGTGTTCCTGATTTTAAATTTAACATCAGAGATTTATCGGAAAGAGGAAACCTTGTAAACGGTGTAATACAGGCAAGTGGTACCTTCACACATGAAATGCCTAGTATCTATGCTGGTAAACCTGCTATTCCACCAACAAATAAAAAAGCAATGAATCCAAAAGAAAATTTTACAGTAACATTTAAAGGTGATAAAATAATAATGGTCACTGTTGAAAGACTTACAAATGGAGGCATGCACGGGTTTCTTAAACAGCTGGGTGCTGAAGCTCTTACCTATGCTTAA
- a CDS encoding alpha/beta hydrolase, whose amino-acid sequence MDTTILEKEKVDYASDPRLTKEVKNFLKVLNSGGPPVESLSYEDAKNVLVEAQKSVKVDLSGIEVSEKTINADGYTINLNIVRPEGVKGKLPVFMFIHGGGWILGDFPTHQRLVRDLVVLSGFAAVFVNYTRTPEAQYPQAINEIYAATKWVAEHGDEINVDGTNMAIVGNSVGGNMSTVTTLMAKEKGGPHIKLQILMWPIVDSNFETDSYKQFGEQRFLTKSLMMWMYDLYTKDPKQRKEIYASPLQATKDQLKGLPPTLIQVAENDILRDEGEAYGRKLDEAGVKVTTIRYNGVIHDFGMLNGLAEIPETKSLVLHAAAELKRFLK is encoded by the coding sequence ATGGATACGACAATTTTGGAAAAAGAAAAAGTGGATTATGCAAGTGATCCGCGTCTTACAAAAGAAGTAAAAAATTTCTTAAAGGTATTGAATTCAGGAGGACCTCCTGTGGAAAGTCTTTCATATGAAGATGCGAAAAATGTATTGGTTGAGGCACAGAAATCTGTTAAAGTTGATCTTTCAGGCATAGAAGTTTCAGAGAAAACCATTAATGCAGATGGATATACCATTAATTTGAATATAGTACGTCCTGAAGGAGTAAAAGGAAAACTTCCTGTTTTCATGTTCATTCATGGAGGTGGCTGGATACTTGGAGACTTTCCGACTCATCAGCGTCTGGTAAGAGATCTGGTAGTACTGTCTGGGTTTGCTGCTGTATTTGTGAATTATACGCGTACACCTGAAGCACAATATCCACAGGCAATAAATGAAATATATGCGGCAACCAAATGGGTAGCGGAACATGGAGATGAGATCAATGTTGATGGTACCAATATGGCCATCGTGGGAAATAGTGTCGGCGGTAATATGAGTACTGTAACAACATTGATGGCAAAAGAAAAAGGCGGACCACATATTAAACTACAGATACTGATGTGGCCCATAGTTGATTCAAATTTTGAAACAGATTCTTATAAACAATTTGGAGAACAACGTTTCCTTACAAAATCGCTGATGATGTGGATGTATGATCTCTATACTAAAGATCCAAAGCAACGTAAGGAGATTTATGCATCTCCATTGCAAGCAACTAAAGATCAATTAAAGGGATTACCTCCCACATTGATTCAGGTTGCAGAGAACGATATACTCAGAGATGAGGGAGAAGCATATGGCCGCAAGCTTGACGAAGCCGGAGTAAAAGTTACTACCATTCGATATAATGGTGTAATTCATGATTTTGGCATGCTAAATGGTCTCGCTGAGATACCTGAAACGAAATCTCTTGTATTGCATGCGGCAGCAGAATTAAAGAGGTTTTTGAAATAG
- a CDS encoding metal-dependent hydrolase — protein sequence MDSLTQIVLGAAVGEAVCGKRAGNKALLWGAIAGTIPDLDILANPFQDVVEQLTFHRGITHSLLFAVVVSPLLAYLLKIIYKRDATTYMDWFWLFFLGFTTHSLLDCFTTWGTKVFYPFSNYAVSFHNIFVIDPLYTVPFILCLIPVFFYRKEDRRRRWWTFAGIGISSVYMMITLVEKFAVNNVFERNFKDQHIKVIRYSTKPTPFNTVLWNATAEVDSGYYIGYYSLLDKGKDVKFKYFPKNHQLLYDYLQNEKLQTLLGITEGYYTVERQNDGYLINDLRFGQLDGWGEGKEGFTFAYKITPDHNSLKFSRTSNNLKKARSLMPMLWKRILGENPVAN from the coding sequence ATGGATTCTTTAACCCAGATAGTTTTAGGAGCGGCAGTAGGAGAAGCTGTTTGCGGAAAGAGAGCAGGGAACAAAGCACTGCTGTGGGGAGCTATAGCAGGAACAATTCCTGATCTTGATATACTTGCTAATCCTTTTCAGGATGTGGTTGAACAATTGACTTTCCACAGAGGTATTACGCATTCATTATTATTTGCAGTTGTTGTATCTCCACTCTTAGCATATCTGTTGAAGATCATTTACAAAAGAGATGCTACAACATATATGGACTGGTTCTGGCTGTTTTTCCTGGGTTTTACAACACATTCATTACTTGATTGCTTTACTACGTGGGGAACAAAAGTCTTTTATCCATTCAGCAATTATGCTGTTTCCTTTCATAATATTTTTGTAATAGATCCACTTTATACTGTTCCTTTTATCTTATGCCTGATACCAGTTTTCTTTTACAGAAAAGAAGATAGAAGAAGGCGTTGGTGGACCTTTGCGGGTATAGGCATTAGTTCGGTCTATATGATGATTACGTTGGTGGAAAAGTTTGCGGTTAATAATGTATTTGAAAGGAATTTTAAAGATCAGCATATAAAAGTTATAAGATATTCAACAAAGCCTACTCCATTTAACACTGTTCTATGGAACGCAACAGCTGAAGTAGATTCTGGTTATTACATAGGGTATTATTCTTTATTGGATAAAGGCAAAGATGTGAAGTTTAAGTACTTCCCTAAAAACCATCAATTGCTTTATGACTATTTACAGAATGAAAAGTTACAGACATTGCTGGGAATTACTGAAGGATATTATACTGTAGAAAGACAAAACGATGGCTACCTTATTAATGATCTTCGTTTTGGACAGCTGGACGGCTGGGGAGAAGGTAAAGAGGGATTTACATTTGCTTATAAAATAACTCCTGATCATAACAGTTTAAAGTTTTCTCGGACATCCAATAACCTTAAAAAAGCCAGATCTTTGATGCCGATGTTATGGAAACGTATTTTGGGAGAAAATCCAGTTGCAAATTAA
- a CDS encoding NAD(P)/FAD-dependent oxidoreductase, translating into MNIQIPESNLKRVVIIGAGFGGLALARELASKNFQIVLIDKNNYHQFQPLFYQVATSGLEPSAISFPLRKVFHSYSNVHIRITEVKEIYTQSSEVVTSLGTLKYDYLVLAMGADTNYYGNKSVMQKAMPMKSVGEALAIRNTLLQNLEDALSVEDQKEKQRLLNIVVVGGGPTGVEVSGTLAEMKRTVLPKDFPDLDFTGMNIFLIEAGKKVLGPMSSIASEKATEYLKKLGVIVHTGIGVKDFDGETIYLGDGSTIESKNLIWAAGVRANSIVGIPETSMHKNGRIIVDRYNRVQSFENIFALGDQAFMEEDKFPNGHPQVVQPAVQQAKLLAKNLVNSQKGKAWKPFSYNDLGSMATVGRNLAVVDLPYIKFQGFFAWLFWMFVHLMSIVGVKNRLLIFINWFWNYLTYDQSLRLIMKPKEKEVGEKA; encoded by the coding sequence ATGAATATACAAATTCCTGAAAGCAACCTTAAAAGAGTCGTGATTATCGGTGCCGGTTTCGGCGGATTAGCCCTTGCACGAGAGCTTGCTTCCAAAAATTTCCAAATTGTTCTTATCGATAAAAATAACTATCACCAGTTCCAGCCTTTATTTTATCAGGTCGCCACATCAGGATTGGAGCCCAGTGCTATTTCATTTCCTTTGCGAAAAGTATTTCATTCTTATTCCAATGTTCATATTCGTATTACTGAAGTAAAGGAAATATATACACAAAGCTCTGAAGTAGTTACATCTCTTGGAACTTTAAAGTATGATTATCTCGTGCTAGCGATGGGAGCAGATACTAATTACTATGGTAATAAATCTGTGATGCAAAAGGCAATGCCAATGAAATCAGTTGGAGAAGCGCTTGCTATTCGCAATACTTTATTGCAGAATCTTGAAGATGCTTTATCTGTAGAAGATCAAAAGGAGAAACAAAGACTTTTAAATATTGTAGTTGTAGGTGGCGGGCCCACCGGTGTAGAGGTTTCCGGAACTCTTGCCGAAATGAAAAGGACAGTATTACCTAAGGATTTTCCCGATCTTGATTTTACAGGAATGAATATATTCCTGATTGAAGCCGGGAAGAAAGTGCTAGGGCCAATGTCTTCTATTGCTTCTGAAAAGGCTACAGAATATCTAAAAAAACTGGGTGTTATCGTTCACACAGGAATTGGAGTAAAAGACTTTGATGGTGAAACAATTTATCTCGGTGATGGATCTACTATTGAAAGCAAGAACCTCATCTGGGCCGCAGGAGTAAGGGCTAATAGCATTGTTGGTATACCTGAAACCTCAATGCATAAAAATGGTAGGATCATTGTGGACAGATATAACAGGGTACAGAGCTTTGAAAATATCTTCGCACTAGGTGATCAGGCATTTATGGAAGAGGATAAGTTTCCAAATGGACATCCTCAGGTGGTGCAGCCCGCAGTACAGCAGGCAAAGCTGCTTGCCAAAAATTTGGTCAATAGCCAAAAAGGAAAAGCATGGAAACCATTCAGCTATAATGATCTTGGTTCTATGGCTACTGTCGGAAGAAACCTAGCTGTAGTGGATTTACCTTACATCAAATTTCAAGGCTTCTTTGCCTGGTTGTTCTGGATGTTCGTCCACTTGATGTCTATAGTGGGAGTCAAAAACAGACTTTTGATTTTCATTAACTGGTTCTGGAATTACCTGACATATGATCAGTCACTTCGTCTGATCATGAAGCCGAAAGAGAAGGAAGTAGGGGAGAAAGCGTAA
- a CDS encoding ATP-binding protein, producing the protein MSDDIIASLREALNFSPENLPLRIYLAESLFKLNNLEEAEKEFKLVLNRESDNAKAKLGLAKIYLSQGNYSTGIVVLEDLVHSDNADSESLLLFAKLLLKENSIEEAMKYYKRVLELNPALLDEELDSLRNPNHYFASEDDDFVAEVERNSMPVERPKITFEDVGGMEHVKEEIKIKIIHPMQHPELYKAYGKKIGGGILLYGPPGCGKTHLARATAGQVDAKFISVGINDILDMWIGGSEKNLHHLFEMARQNVPCVLFFDEVDALGASRSDMKQSSGRHLINQFLSELDGIESSNEGLLVLAATNAPWHLDSAFRRPGRFDRIIFVQPPDEEGRNGILKVLLKDKPLKDIDYNKIAKETRDFSGADLQALVDFTIEEKLRESFKTGIPEPIETKDLLRALKKVIPSTKEWFTTARNYALYSNESGLYDDILKYLNIKK; encoded by the coding sequence ATGAGTGATGATATTATCGCTAGTTTGAGAGAAGCATTAAATTTTTCTCCTGAAAACTTGCCGTTAAGAATATACCTCGCCGAGAGTTTGTTTAAGCTAAACAATTTGGAAGAAGCTGAGAAAGAGTTTAAGCTGGTTTTAAACAGAGAGTCAGACAATGCCAAAGCGAAACTTGGTCTGGCTAAAATTTACTTAAGTCAGGGCAATTATTCCACAGGGATTGTAGTGCTGGAAGATCTGGTGCATTCAGACAATGCAGATTCTGAATCGTTGCTTTTGTTTGCCAAACTTCTTCTTAAAGAAAACTCAATAGAGGAAGCTATGAAATACTACAAGCGAGTGCTTGAATTAAATCCTGCCTTGCTGGATGAAGAGTTGGACAGTTTGAGAAATCCGAATCACTATTTTGCATCTGAAGATGATGATTTTGTAGCGGAGGTGGAAAGGAATTCAATGCCAGTTGAAAGACCAAAGATAACATTCGAAGATGTAGGAGGGATGGAACATGTGAAGGAGGAAATCAAAATAAAAATCATCCATCCTATGCAACACCCTGAGCTTTATAAGGCTTATGGTAAAAAAATAGGTGGAGGGATATTGCTTTATGGCCCTCCCGGATGCGGAAAAACTCACCTTGCAAGGGCTACAGCTGGTCAGGTTGATGCAAAATTCATTTCCGTAGGGATTAATGATATATTAGACATGTGGATCGGAGGCAGTGAAAAGAATCTCCATCACTTGTTCGAAATGGCCAGACAAAATGTACCTTGTGTATTGTTTTTCGACGAGGTAGACGCTCTGGGTGCAAGCCGGTCCGATATGAAACAATCGTCAGGGAGGCATCTGATTAACCAGTTTCTGTCTGAACTTGATGGTATAGAAAGTTCCAATGAAGGGCTGCTGGTATTAGCTGCAACCAATGCACCCTGGCATCTTGATTCCGCTTTCAGAAGGCCTGGAAGATTCGATAGAATAATATTCGTGCAACCGCCTGATGAAGAAGGTAGAAATGGTATTCTGAAAGTTTTGCTAAAGGATAAACCGCTTAAAGATATCGATTACAATAAGATAGCAAAAGAAACCAGGGACTTTTCTGGGGCAGACCTGCAGGCGCTGGTGGATTTTACAATCGAAGAAAAACTGCGTGAATCCTTTAAAACAGGAATCCCGGAACCAATAGAAACAAAAGATTTACTTAGGGCTTTAAAGAAAGTAATACCATCTACAAAAGAATGGTTTACAACTGCAAGAAATTATGCATTGTATTCTAATGAATCCGGATTATACGATGATATTTTGAAGTATTTAAATATTAAAAAATGA
- a CDS encoding tetratricopeptide repeat protein, translating to MIFNSSERARLLIDQRRFKEAEEELKKCLSSDPNNPEVFSLLCICKWHEGKYDEAEDFIKSAISLAPANPYLLYIFSKVLLDQDKLDQAEKYIIEAISIDPLVADFFGLRASVFLQRKNWELALHYANKGLALEPDNLGCLNIRSTALLKLDRKEESYDTIHEALHYDPENPITHSNLGWGLLEKGDHKKALVHFGKALQIDPELEYAKHGLVESLKARYWIYRIFLKYAFWIGNMKSGAQWAILIGFFFGSKVLSFLADRIPALNPFILPFIILYILFAISTWIIRPITNLFLRLNVYGRYALTQTEIQTSNFVGVSVCIGLISLLAYPFFMNDLLLYTGIFGLSMMIPLSSMLNPPKKNNKRMLIIYTSILGLIGVSGLFCFASGLEVAESLGIIYLIGIMLFQWVSNALIIGR from the coding sequence ATGATCTTTAATTCCAGCGAGAGAGCGAGATTACTGATAGATCAGAGGCGGTTTAAAGAGGCAGAAGAGGAACTTAAAAAATGTCTTTCTTCTGACCCCAATAATCCTGAAGTTTTCTCCTTGCTTTGCATCTGTAAATGGCACGAAGGTAAGTATGATGAAGCTGAAGATTTTATAAAAAGTGCTATAAGTCTGGCTCCGGCAAATCCTTATCTTTTATATATTTTTTCTAAAGTACTGCTCGATCAGGATAAGCTTGACCAGGCTGAAAAATATATTATAGAGGCTATTTCTATTGACCCACTGGTAGCTGACTTCTTCGGACTAAGAGCCTCTGTGTTTCTGCAAAGAAAAAATTGGGAGCTGGCATTACATTATGCAAATAAAGGACTTGCTCTTGAGCCTGACAATCTTGGTTGTCTGAACATCCGTTCTACGGCACTCCTGAAACTTGATAGAAAGGAAGAGTCTTATGATACCATTCATGAAGCTCTGCATTATGATCCTGAAAATCCCATCACCCATTCAAACCTTGGTTGGGGATTGCTGGAGAAGGGAGACCATAAAAAGGCTTTGGTACATTTTGGGAAAGCACTTCAGATTGATCCTGAACTGGAATATGCCAAACATGGTCTGGTAGAAAGCCTTAAAGCAAGATATTGGATATATAGAATATTTTTAAAATATGCTTTCTGGATAGGGAATATGAAAAGTGGTGCTCAATGGGCTATCCTCATTGGCTTTTTCTTTGGGTCAAAGGTATTGAGTTTCCTTGCTGACAGAATTCCTGCTTTGAATCCATTTATTTTACCCTTTATTATTCTTTATATTCTTTTTGCAATATCCACCTGGATCATCCGACCTATTACTAATCTCTTCCTGAGACTAAATGTGTACGGAAGATATGCGCTTACTCAAACTGAAATCCAAACATCGAATTTTGTAGGCGTATCGGTATGTATAGGTTTAATCTCTTTGCTGGCATATCCTTTTTTTATGAATGATTTATTGTTGTATACAGGAATTTTTGGCCTGTCTATGATGATTCCTTTGTCAAGTATGCTTAATCCCCCTAAAAAGAATAATAAGAGAATGCTTATCATTTATACATCTATATTAGGTTTGATTGGAGTTTCAGGATTATTCTGTTTTGCATCTGGACTTGAGGTTGCAGAATCCCTGGGAATTATATATCTGATAGGAATTATGTTATTTCAATGGGTTAGTAATGCATTGATAATAGGAAGATAA
- the modA gene encoding molybdate ABC transporter substrate-binding protein, protein MIIKNIHLLLILLVLTSKGFAQKIVTVAVAANAQFAMKEIKKNFEKETGIHLELIINSSGKITAQVKEGAPFDIFLSADTQFPDALYKEGLATTKPEIYAYGSLVLWSMSKLEKSNIKTLLLSDKFDKVAIANPKLAPYGEAAIEILNYYNIYKTIETRIVNGESISQVNQYVVSGAADLGFTAKSVVLSPEMKDKGTWIEIDAKSYSPIAQGVVLLKKNQEQNFKEAEQFYKYLFTEKAKSVFRKYGYSVR, encoded by the coding sequence ATGATAATCAAGAATATTCATTTACTACTTATTTTACTGGTATTAACCAGCAAAGGCTTTGCACAAAAGATCGTTACTGTTGCTGTTGCTGCCAATGCTCAGTTTGCAATGAAGGAAATTAAAAAAAATTTCGAAAAGGAAACTGGCATTCATCTGGAGTTAATTATAAACTCTTCCGGGAAAATAACAGCGCAGGTAAAAGAAGGTGCTCCTTTTGATATTTTTCTTTCAGCAGACACGCAGTTTCCGGATGCTTTATATAAAGAAGGCCTTGCTACCACAAAACCAGAAATATATGCATATGGAAGCCTGGTTTTATGGTCAATGAGTAAGCTTGAAAAAAGTAATATAAAGACGCTTCTTTTATCGGATAAATTCGATAAAGTGGCCATTGCAAATCCAAAGTTAGCGCCATATGGGGAAGCAGCAATTGAAATATTGAATTATTATAATATATATAAAACGATTGAAACCAGGATTGTAAATGGAGAAAGCATTTCTCAGGTAAATCAATACGTTGTATCAGGAGCTGCTGACCTCGGTTTTACAGCTAAATCAGTCGTTTTAAGCCCTGAGATGAAAGACAAAGGCACCTGGATTGAAATTGATGCAAAATCCTATAGTCCTATTGCACAAGGAGTAGTCCTTTTGAAGAAGAATCAAGAACAAAACTTTAAGGAAGCTGAGCAATTTTATAAATACTTATTTACAGAAAAGGCTAAAAGTGTTTTCAGAAAATATGGTTATAGCGTAAGATAA
- a CDS encoding M4 family metallopeptidase, translated as MCNNHDPNHRHSIHCILAPHILKAIVKNGTSEQRQKAMATLANDSTFRALRNFTNASLAGTGPVTMISPGKKQRTIIDAKNMQSTEGKIVRFEGDPATNDPAVDEAYDGLGITYDFFWNIFERHSIDDEGMPLQGIVHFGKEYNNAFWDGQKMTFGDGDDDLFKRFTISLDVIGHELAHGVTEDEAGLVYFNQAGALNESMSDVFGSMVKQFKLNQTSDKADWLIGAELLSEKINGKALRSMSDPGSAYDDPVLGKDPQPKHMNDFVNTFEDNGGVHINSGIPNRAFYLAATNIGGFAWERAGKIWYETLKDARLRANTGFKRFANLTVYNAIRLFGQGSVEEQAVQNAWNEVGITTSIKEPLQYAH; from the coding sequence ATGTGTAATAATCATGATCCTAATCACAGGCATTCGATTCACTGTATCCTTGCTCCACATATTCTCAAAGCCATTGTTAAAAATGGCACTTCGGAACAAAGACAGAAAGCGATGGCCACTCTTGCTAATGACAGTACCTTCAGAGCATTGAGAAATTTTACCAATGCTTCTTTAGCAGGAACTGGTCCTGTAACTATGATTAGTCCGGGTAAGAAACAGAGAACTATCATAGATGCTAAAAATATGCAGAGCACAGAAGGGAAAATAGTTCGGTTCGAAGGCGATCCTGCTACCAATGATCCAGCTGTGGATGAAGCATATGATGGTCTGGGCATTACTTATGATTTTTTCTGGAATATTTTCGAAAGACATTCTATAGATGATGAAGGTATGCCATTGCAGGGAATTGTTCACTTCGGAAAAGAATACAACAATGCTTTCTGGGACGGTCAGAAGATGACATTCGGAGATGGTGACGATGATCTCTTTAAGAGATTTACCATTTCTCTTGATGTGATTGGACACGAGCTTGCTCATGGTGTAACGGAAGATGAAGCAGGACTGGTATATTTCAATCAGGCTGGAGCGCTAAATGAATCTATGTCCGATGTATTTGGATCTATGGTTAAACAATTTAAACTTAACCAGACATCAGATAAAGCTGACTGGCTTATTGGGGCAGAGCTTCTTTCTGAGAAGATAAACGGAAAAGCATTAAGGTCTATGAGTGATCCCGGATCTGCTTACGATGATCCTGTATTGGGGAAAGATCCTCAGCCCAAACATATGAATGATTTCGTGAATACATTTGAAGACAATGGAGGTGTGCATATCAATTCAGGTATCCCAAACCGTGCATTTTATCTGGCAGCAACAAACATTGGAGGTTTTGCCTGGGAAAGAGCTGGTAAAATCTGGTATGAAACACTTAAGGATGCCCGATTGAGAGCTAACACAGGATTTAAACGATTTGCAAATCTTACAGTTTACAATGCAATAAGACTATTCGGACAAGGCAGCGTGGAAGAACAAGCTGTACAAAATGCCTGGAACGAAGTTGGTATTACAACATCCATTAAAGAACCATTGCAATATGCTCATTGA
- a CDS encoding protealysin inhibitor emfourin: protein MLIEFKSDGGIAYFPGLNRSKLINTDSLSNEDSMKAKELVQKCRFFSISYNEVPQRGADRKTYTISVTDGDNKNTIRVSDPVEDEALADLISFLSKLSRKV, encoded by the coding sequence ATGCTCATTGAATTTAAATCAGATGGAGGGATTGCGTATTTCCCGGGATTGAACAGATCCAAACTGATTAATACAGACTCGTTAAGTAATGAGGATTCAATGAAAGCTAAAGAACTTGTACAGAAGTGCAGGTTCTTTAGCATTTCTTATAATGAAGTGCCTCAAAGAGGAGCAGATAGAAAGACCTATACAATCAGCGTGACTGATGGCGATAATAAAAATACAATCAGAGTTTCAGATCCTGTAGAAGACGAAGCTTTAGCCGATCTGATAAGTTTTCTGAGTAAGCTAAGCAGGAAAGTCTAA